In Procambarus clarkii isolate CNS0578487 chromosome 50, FALCON_Pclarkii_2.0, whole genome shotgun sequence, one genomic interval encodes:
- the LOC138351657 gene encoding uncharacterized protein, translating to MLEKHVITQSTDIQKTIENNLWKFQQTILSPSENCQPTQASNHPDAINTVTLLVTRCVQQLDTLIDTVKQYPPLQGQPDLVNPASVATVVNPASVATVVNPATVATVVNPASVATVVNPATVATVVNPATVTTVVNPASVTTVVNPATVTTVVNPASVATVVNPATVTTVVNPASVGTVVNPATVTTVVNPATVATVVNPATVTTVVNPASVTTVVNPATVTTVVNPATVATVVNPATVTTVVNPATVTTVVNPASVSTVVNPASVSTVVNPASVATVVNPTVVNQWLYLV from the exons ATGTTAGAGAAACACGTTATCACACAATCCACAGACATTCAGAAGACAATTGAGAACAACCTTTGGAAATTCCAACAAACAATATTATCACCTTCAGAAAACTGCCAGCCCACACAAGCCAG taaccaccctgatgccatcaacactgtcactcttctGGTCACAAgatgtgtccagcagctggacaccctcatagacACTGTCAAGCAGTACCCTCCCCTGCAAGGGCAACCAGATT TGGTCAACCCAGCTTCTGTTGCAACAGTGGTCAACCCAGCTTCTGTTGCAACAGTGGTCAACCCAGCTACTGTTGCAACAGTGGTCAACCCAGCTTCTGTTGCAACAGTGGTCAACCCAGCTACTGTTGCAACAGTGGTCAACCCAGCTACTGTTACAACAGTGGTCAACCCAGCTTCTGTTACAACAGTGGTCAACCCAGCTACTGTTACAACAGTGGTCAACCCAGCTTCTGTTGCAACAGTGGTCAACCCAGCTACTGTTACAACAGTGGTCAACCCAGCTTCTGTTGGAACAGTGGTCAACCCAGCTACTGTTACAACAGTGGTCAACCCAGCTACTGTTGCAACAGTGGTCAACCCAGCTACTGTTACAACAGTGGTCAACCCAGCTTCTGTTACAACAGTGGTCAACCCAGCTACTGTTACAACAGTGGTCAACCCAGCTACTGTTGCAACAGTGGTCAACCCAGCTACTGTTACAACAGTGGTCAACCCAGCTACTGTTACAACAGTGGTCAACCCGGCTTCTGTTTCAACAGTGGTCAACCCGGCTTCTGTTTCAACAGTGGTCAACCCAGCTTCTGTTGCAACAGTGGTCAACCCAacagtggtcaaccagtggtTGTACTTGGTGTAA